In one Musa acuminata AAA Group cultivar baxijiao chromosome BXJ2-5, Cavendish_Baxijiao_AAA, whole genome shotgun sequence genomic region, the following are encoded:
- the LOC135612807 gene encoding uncharacterized protein LOC135612807, with the protein MATSRRLSSVSPVVLLALSLLCLLVAAASSEDFDAAADAVDLCGGRSDGVAPSCRINCFRPDPVCGVNGVTYWCGCPEATCASVRVAKRGPCQVGNGGSGLVSGQAFLLLHIVWLIVLGFAVLCGFL; encoded by the coding sequence ATGGCGACCTCCCGCCGGCTCTCCTCCGTGTCCCCGGTCGTTCTCCTCGCCCTATCCCTCCTTTGTctcctcgtcgccgccgctaGTTCCGAGGACTTTGACGCCGCCGCTGACGCCGTCGATCTCTGCGGCGGAAGATCCGACGGGGTAGCCCCCTCATGCCGCATCAATTGCTTCCGGCCGGACCCCGTCTGCGGCGTGAACGGCGTCACGTACTGGTGCGGGTGCCCGGAGGCGACGTGCGCCAGCGTCCGCGTCGCGAAGAGGGGGCCCTGCCAGGTCGGCAACGGCGGGAGCGGCCTCGTCTCCGGCCaggccttcctcctcctccatatcGTCTGGCTCATTGTCCTCGGCTTCGCCGTCCTCTGTGGCTTCCTTTGA
- the LOC103985935 gene encoding glycine-rich cell wall structural protein → MGRSGVGRAPLALLLCFSCVVASAFGREVGGEKGREKVLWPTKGGGFFPGFGRGFGLGGGYGGGGLGGGSGLGGGGGLGGGGLGGGNGLGGGSGLGGGGGLGGGSGLGGGGGLGGGGGLGGGGGLGGGGGLGGDHGGGLGGGGGLGGGHGGGLGGGGGLGGGHGGGLGGGHGGGLGGGGGLGGGGGHGGGLGGGGGLGGGGGHGGGLGGGGGLGGGGGGLGGVGGLGGGHGGGLGGGGGGLGGHLGKGGGFGSGFGKGGGFGGGIGKGGGFGGGAGGGFGKGGGLGGGVGKGGGFGGGVGKGGGFGGGAGGGFGMGGGAGGGYGKGGGLGGGLGGGGGGGFGGGGGFGGGGGGGFGSGGH, encoded by the exons ATGGGGAGGAGTGGGGTTGGCAGAGCGCCGCTTGCGCTGCTGCTCTGCTTCAGCTGTGTTGTTGCGAGTGCTTTTGGGAGGGAAGTGGGGGGCGAGAAGGGCAGGGAGAAGGTCTTGTGGCCGACCAAAGGTGGCGGCTTCTTCCCCGGTTTCGGGAGGGGTTTTGGCCTCGGCGGCGGATATGGTGGGGGTGGACTCGGTGGTGGGAGTGGGCTTGGCGGCGGAGGGGGCTTGGGCGGTGGCGGACTTGGTGGTGGTAATGGCCTTGGAGGTGGCAGCggtcttggtggtggtggtggccttGGAGGTGGCAGCggtcttggtggtggtggtggccttggtggcggcggcggtcttggtggtggtggtggccttGGAGGTGGCGGAGGTCTCGGTGGTGACCATGGTGGTGGTCTTGGGGGTGGTGGCGGTCTCGGTGGTGGCCATGGTGGTGGCCTTGGGGGTGGTGGCGGTCTCGGTGGTGGCCATGGTGGCGGTCTCGGTGGTGGCCATGGTGGTGGGCTTGGAGGTGGCGGTggtcttggtggtggtggtggccatGGTGGTGGACTTGGAGGTGGCGGCggtcttggtggtggtggtggccatGGTGGTGGACTTGGAGGTGGCGGCggtcttggtggtggtggtggtggacttGGAGGCGTTGGCGGTCTTGGTGGTGGTCATGGTGGTGGACTTGGAG GTGGCGGTGGTGGACTCGGCGGTCACCTTGGAAAAGGTGGTGGTTTCGGTAGCGGTTTCGGAAAGGGTGGCGgttttggtggaggaattgggaaAGGTGGCGGGTTTGGTGGTGGTGCCGGTGGCGGTTTTGGAAAGGGTGGCGGGCTTGGTGGTGGAGTTGGTAAAGGTGGCGGGTTTGGTGGTGGAGTTGGTAAGGGTGGCGGGTTTGGTGGTGGGGCAGGTGGTGGTTTCGGCATGGGTGGTGGTGCTGGGGGTGGGTATGGGAAAGGTGGGGGACTCGGGggaggactaggaggaggagggggTGGTGGATTTGGTGGTGGCGGAGGGtttggaggaggaggtggcggcggGTTTGGCAGTGGTGGTCACTGA
- the LOC135612808 gene encoding cyclin-dependent kinase inhibitor 4-like — protein MGKYMRKAKVSGEVAVMEVSHQSTLGVRTRARALAAAAAQDSSRTYLELRSRRLEKPLPPSPACKPCKDAPRPNPRGSSHKSGSAPRANSGSVGSVSTSRCPAAAIMLAPADAEVSYGENILDADARERETTPCSLIRDTESIGTLGSANRPTISTRMQTSRQNIPTAYEMEEFFAGAEQLQQQTFIERYNFDPVNDHPLPGRYEWIKIDFK, from the exons ATGGGCAAGTACATGCGGAAAGCCAAGGTCTCCGGCGAGGTCGCCGTCATGGAGGTCTCCCATCAGTCCACCCTCGGCGTCCGCACCCGCGCCCGGGCACTCGCCGCCGCGGCCGCTCAGGACTCGTCCCGCACCTACCTCGAGCTACGGAGCCGCCGCCTCGAGAAGCCCCTCCCGCCGTCTCCCGCGTGCAAGCCGTGCAAGGACGCCCCCAGGCCCAACCCTAGGGGGAGCTCGCACAAGTCTGGCTCGGCTCCCAGGGCGAATTCGGGGTCGGTGGGGTCCGTCTCGACGAGCAGGTGCCCGGCGGCGGCCATCATGTTGGCGCCGGCTGATGCAGAGGTATCGTATGGGGAGAATATTCTGGATGCCGATGCGAGAGAGAG GGAGACCACACCTTGCAGTCTGATAAGGGATACAGAGTCTATAGGGACCCTGGGTTCAGCAAACAGACCTACAATTTCTACTAGAATGCAAACTTCTCGTCAGAACATCCCTACCGCTTATGAGATGGAAGAGTTCTTTGCTGGTGCAGAGCAACTCCAACAACAAACATTTATAGAAAG GTACAACTTCGATCCCGTAAATGACCATCCGCTTCCTGGCCGGTATGAATGGATAAAAATTGACTTCAAGTAG
- the LOC135612806 gene encoding large ribosomal subunit protein uL6, whose protein sequence is MKTILSSQTMDIPEGVTVKVNAKIVEVEGPRGKLTRDFKHLNLDFELIEGGKKLKVDAWFGSRKTTAAIRTSISHVQNLISGVTKGYRYKMRLVYAHFPINASITNSNTCIEIRNFLGEKKVRKVDMLEGVQIFRSEKVKDELVLDGNDVELVSRSAALINQKCHVKNKDIRKFLDGIYVSEKGTVNEEA, encoded by the exons ATGAAGACGATCCTCTCGTCGCAGACGATGGACATCCCCGAGGGAGTCACGGTGAAGGTGAATGCCAAGATCGTCGAGGTGGAGGGCCCGCGCGGCAAGCTCACCCGTGACTTCAAGCACCTCAACCTCGACTTCGAGCTCATCGAGGGCGGGAAGAAGCTGAAGGTGGACGCTTGGTTCGGCTCGCGGAAAACCACCGCCGCCATCCGCACCTCCATCAGCCACGTCCAGAACCTGATCAGCGGCGTCACCAAGGGGTACCGCTACAAGATGCGTTTAGTCTACGCCCACTTTCCCATCAATGCCTCCATAACCAACAGCAACACCTGCATCGAGATCAGGAACTTCCTCGGCGAGAAAAAG GTGCGGAAAGTTGATATGCTTGAAGGTGTGCAAATTTTTCGGTCTGAGAAGGTCAAGGATGAGCTTGTCCTTGACGGGAATGACGTGGAACTTGTCTCTCGGTCTGCTGCCTTGATCAACCAG AAATGCCACGTAAAGAACAAGGATATAAGAAAGTTCTTGGATGGTATTTATGTCAGTGAGAAGGGAACAGTTAACGAGGAAGCGTAG